In Phycisphaerae bacterium RAS2, the DNA window CTGCCCCGGCGACCACCATCGCCGCTCGCGGATGCCGGTCAGCGCTTCGAGCTGCCCCGGCTGCATGCGCAGCGCGCGATACATCGGCGCGAGCCGCTCCTCGATTTCCGCCGACGTGACGACCGTCGGCGGAAGCTCGTAACCGATGGAATCAATGACCGCCCGGGTGAACTTCATGCGGTCGAATTGTAAACGATGCCGTGGGCGACGTCGCACGCCGCGCAGGGGCCGCAATAGTTGGAATCCGACTTTGCCTCTGCGGTCTTACCGAATCGCCACGCATCGATTAATCTACGTCGCCATGATGCGAAGCGACATGAACGGCGTGCTAGTGTGTGGCTGGGTGTTCGGGCTGCTGTTGACGGTTGTGTCGGGCTGCGCGCCGAAGGCCGGGCCGCCGAAAGTCGTTCTCGCCGCACCGACCGACGTGCCGACCGACTGGCAGGGCAAGAAGCTCTATAACACGCCGAACGCCTACATTTACGCTGCCACGCCCGAATCGGCCGGCGAAGCGGATCGCTGGCTCGCCGAGTTGAAGAGCTACATCAGCCGGAAGCACAAGGCGACGCTCGACAAGGGCGTCGTCATCGTCGCGGAACCAGGCGATGCGCCCGTCGCGCCGACGCTCGAAGAGCAGCTTGCGATGGAAGTGGACCCGGCGCTGATCGTGACCGCGCCGCGCAACCCCAAGACCGCCGCGGAGATTCGCAAACGCCTTGACGAAGAAGGGATTCCCGAAGCGCCGATGGCTCGCGCCGCGTCGCTGCCGCTCTCTGCGGCGAGACTCGCCGCGCTCGGTTTGAATGTGCCGCGCGCTGACTGGGCGGTCGTCGCGCCGTCTCATGCCCTCGCATCGCAAAGCGGTGTCGAAGTCGTCGCGGCGAGCCTGCGAAAGAAAAACCCGAAGATCGATGAACCACGATCGCTCGAACTGGCCCGAAAGTTCCCCGATATGGCCGCCAAGCCATTCGAGATTGTGCGGCCGCAACCCGCGTTTGTTCTCTGGGCGCAGCGTCAGAAGGATTGGTCCGATTCGCAGCGCCGAGAGGCGATTCTTGATTACCTCAAGCACGTCCTCCGATCGCACTGGCTGCCCGTGCCCGAGGACGACGAATTGGGTTGGTGAGCTTCGCGCGGTGCGAACGTTATGGAGGGAGACGCTCGATCGCGCGGAAGGGCGTAACAGCACGCCGGCGAAGAATGGGCGGTATCCGCCAGGCTGAAATGGTAGGCGGAGCCCACGAACGCGCATGGGCTGGCCGCTTCTCGCCGTTTTGACTTCTCCCCCTACAATCCTCCCATGCTCAAGACGCTCGACCGCTATGTCCTTCGTGCCTTTCTCACCAACTACGTCATCGCGCTCGCCGTCTGCGTCGGGTTGTATGTCATCCTTGATCTGTTTGTGAACCTCGATGAGTTCACGTCCGTCAAGAGCCAGTCCACTGCCGAGACGATCCGCAAGATCATCGACTTCTACTCCTACAACCTGCTCCTTTACTTCGCCCAGCTCGCCGGCGTCATCACCCTCGTCGCCGGCTGCTTCACGTTCGGCCGCATGCACCGCACGAACGAACTGACGGCAGTGCTGGCCTCGGGCACGAGCCTGTATCGCATGGCGGCCCCAGTGCTGATCGCCGCGATGGCGATGAACGCCCTGTGGTTCTTCGATCAGGAAGTGCTCATCCCGCGTTATGCCGACAAGCTCGTGCGCAAACATAATGACATCGAGGGGCGCAACGCCTTCGCCGTCTGGTTCCAGCCCGACAAGAACAATTCGCTCGTTTCCGCCAGCATGTTTCAGCCGCGCGTGCGCGAGATGCGCGGCGTCGTCATCATGAAGCGCGACCAGAACGCCCGGCTCACGGAGGTCATCCAGGCCGACCAGGCCCGGTGGGATGAAGAAGAGCAGATGTGGCACCTCGCCAACGGCACGCAAATGAAACTCGGCGCAACGAGCGACCCGGCCGGGGCCGATGCTCTGGGCCAATTGCCGATCAAGGCCTACGCATCGGACCTGACGCCGAAGGAGCTCGCGCTGCAGCAGGCGACGATGTGGGTGAATTTTCTAAGCCTGGCGGAACTGGGCCGCTTGCAGGAGCGGTTTCCAGGCGGCTCGGCCGAGATCGTCAAAGTGCGCCACAAGCGCATCACGACAATGATCATCAACATGATCCTGCTTTGCCTGGGCGTGCCGTTCTACTTGAGCCGCGAGCGGCACAGCGTGATCGTCGCCGGCGGGCGATGCCTGCTGATGTGCGCCGCTTGCTACGTGTTCGCGTTCATCTGCCAGAGCGTGAGCCTGCCGGGGTTCCTCGACCCGGCTCTGCCCGAGTGGCTGCCGGTGATGGTGTTCCTGCCGGTCGCGGCGGTGATGATGGCGAGCGTGAAGACGTAACTTCAAACCGCGGATTAGGTTTTCGCGTAGCTGTCCAACGGTGCGTCGGCCTTTGTGAACCCGCGCCCGCACTCCGGGCAACGGGGCTCAACCAACCCCGTCAGGTTGTAGCCGCAGCCCGTGCAGCGCGGGTAGTCCGGCTCGGGAGGCGGGCGGTTCATGCGGATGGCCAGTGCCGAGCAGGTCAGCGGCAGGGCCGCGAGCAACCCGACCAGTGGTACCGCCAGCAGAATGTCATGCCACAGTACGTAGGGCGTGCCGGCCCCCAAGATGCCCGCGCTCAGCGCGCTCATTGCAGCCAGCGCCAGCGTGATGCCCAGGCCGACTCGTCCCACCGACCGACCCACCAGGCGACCATGCTCCCACGTCGTGACGCGGCACGCATACCCCGCGGCGAGCACGCCCAGCGACGGCACTCCCACGACTAATGCATACATTCCCAGCATGGCTTCGAGCGACGGCCCGCAGGCCAGACAACCGACAGGCAGAACCGCGGCCGATGACGCGAACATGGCAAGCCTCCCGCTGCCCACTCGCCCTCGGCCCTCGCCGGCGCGACGGCAATGCACGCTGCGCCGACAGTCTATTTATCGAAACAAACCCTGGCGCCTCACGCGCGAAACATCGGAAACACCCTGCCCATCTGATTCAGCCGCCCGCCTGCCGAGCTGCTTTGAGATTCGCTGCTGCCGCCGCGTAACCGGGCTTTAGCCGCAACGCCGTTTCGAGGTGCGGCACGGCCTCCTTTGCACGGCCCGCCCGCAGTAGCGCAGCGCCCAGCCCGTTGTGCGCTTCGGCCGTGCGCGGCGCCAGTTCCAGCGCGGCCCGCAGGCGCGCGATCCCCTCATCAAATCGCTTCGCCTGCACCAGCGCCTCGCCGAGCAGCAGCATCGCCGTCACATCACGCGGCTGATGTTGCAGCGCCGTCTCCAGCTCGCTGGCAGCCTCCGCCCACTTCTGCTGGCGGAAATAGACAAGTGCAAGATTGATGCGCGCAAGGGTCAGGTCCGGCTGCGCCGCAATCACCGCCCGGTGATGCGCCGCCGCCTCGTCCAGCTTGCCCTCGCGCGAGAGCACCAGCCCCAGGTTCGTATGCGCCTTGATGTGCCCCGGTTTCAAGGCCAGCGCCTGTTCATAGGCCCGAACCGCGACGTCCTTCTCACCCAGCGCGTCTCGCACCACGCCGGTGTTGAAATGCGCCTCGGCCGCGCTGGCCGGGTCGCAAAACGGCGACGCCAGGATCGCATCAAACGCCTGCAGCGCGTCGGCCGCCCGCTTCTGTTGCAACAATGCCGCGCCCAGTTCGGCCGTCGTCGTCAGATCCTGCGGATACTGCTTGAGGACTTCCCGTAATCGCTTTTCCGCCCCCGTCGCATCGCCCAGCTTCAGCTCCAACCCCGCCAGCTTCTTCATCAGGAGTCGGTCGTTCGGTCTTCGAGTCAGCGCCGTCGCCGTCGCTTGGCGCGCCTGCTCGAGCGCGGCGCGATCTTCCGTCGCGCACGCCGCCACATCCGCCCGCGCCGCCGTGCGCTGTTGCGCGTGATCCAGTTGATTCACGAACGGCGGCTGCTCGATCAGGCTCGCCACTTCCTTCGCGATCGCGCACCGATCCGACTCGCCATACGCGAGGTCGGCAATGCACTCCTCAAACGACGGCGTCGGCCCGCGCGGCGCTTCACTCCCCGGCGGCGTCCACGCCGTCACGATCTCTCGCGCGATCAGGTAATTCCCGCGCAGATTCATATGGCAATGCTCGTAGAACAGATCGTTCCCCGGTCCGCCCGCCGCCGCCTCGGAGTTCATCACGGCTTCCACATCGATCAGTCGAACACCCTCGCGACCTTTCGCGGTGTCGCGGATCGTCGCGTTGAATCGACTGTCCGTCCGGAACCGTAGCGTGTCCAGGTCGCGCGCCCGCGCGAACGCTTCCCGCGCGCCGTCGCCGTCTCCCATCGCCCGCCTGCAACGGCCCAGTCGAAAGTGCAGGTCCGCGGTCGCGTCGTCGATCTTTGACGCCTGCATGAAAAGGTCCGCCGCGCCGCTCGCGTCGCCCGCGTCTTCCCGTTTCACGCCCTCGTCGTACAGCGCCTTCCATTTCGCCGCGTCGGCTTCGGCGAGACCCGACCGGTGCATCGACGCAAACGGCGCGCAATCGCG includes these proteins:
- a CDS encoding putative permease YjgP/YjgQ family protein — translated: MLKTLDRYVLRAFLTNYVIALAVCVGLYVILDLFVNLDEFTSVKSQSTAETIRKIIDFYSYNLLLYFAQLAGVITLVAGCFTFGRMHRTNELTAVLASGTSLYRMAAPVLIAAMAMNALWFFDQEVLIPRYADKLVRKHNDIEGRNAFAVWFQPDKNNSLVSASMFQPRVREMRGVVIMKRDQNARLTEVIQADQARWDEEEQMWHLANGTQMKLGATSDPAGADALGQLPIKAYASDLTPKELALQQATMWVNFLSLAELGRLQERFPGGSAEIVKVRHKRITTMIINMILLCLGVPFYLSRERHSVIVAGGRCLLMCAACYVFAFICQSVSLPGFLDPALPEWLPVMVFLPVAAVMMASVKT